One region of Chitinophaga varians genomic DNA includes:
- a CDS encoding outer membrane beta-barrel protein has protein sequence MPGTKNLLPFFLFAELLLIMPVLAHAQQPSKDTVPPPKVRQLSEISVVQQKALVERKTDRVIYNVTSSVSAAGANGLEVMARVPGLRVTDNLVAIAGKGAVKVMVNGRIIPLAGEDLQRYLKSMSAGEIARVEVITNPSAAYDADGNAGLINIVTRRDRNQGFSGEIQASGKLSDYGFKPLYGVTNYGTAAVGGNFSYNTHKWSFYGNANYEHGRFLEGFGIDLQYPNQFWSQTDTGNYKIRNLNLVLGTDYKISNRTTIGFNYSGARTAYIGDDHVNNPVYIGDDHVNNPVYNTRGQLDSLLRTFATYQPVAWSTGLNLHLVTKLDSSGRQLSVDADYFNYYRTDQSDFISQRYDGKGDAIANGTTKYFDTNKQAINIYTLKADLQWPTTFATYAFGGKLSFIDNYSNVFYYKNLHGEMEYDKNLSNEYDYTENTQAVYATASKEAGKWKLNAGLRMEATQTKGVSHVQDKTMNNNYVKLFPSFSAAWNYNDDNHFAFTFGKRINRPVFWDLNPYKSLTTAYSYLEGNPYLQPEYNSNFELSHHWRERFTAAAFLNITNNGFNRITLAMPDDHTVYTTPLNFLKIYRYGLSASATLQPLPWLESINQVSGYHTDARSALPNIPDIDGMSVYLATNNNIALNKDKTLMVALNFWCQFPEVDHNGKSNTYYNMDLGIKALCLQNRMSIALNGADLFRSSASVIRSEVNYIPQTFTHFQVNRHIRLSVSYKLGQSTRKREIRGTGNEEEKKRT, from the coding sequence ATGCCCGGAACTAAAAACCTGTTGCCATTTTTTCTATTTGCTGAACTTCTTCTGATAATGCCTGTGCTGGCCCATGCCCAGCAACCATCGAAAGATACGGTGCCTCCGCCTAAAGTCCGCCAGCTGTCGGAGATCTCTGTTGTGCAACAGAAAGCGCTGGTGGAGCGGAAGACAGACCGTGTGATCTACAATGTGACCAGTAGCGTGAGTGCTGCCGGCGCCAATGGACTGGAGGTAATGGCCCGGGTGCCGGGACTACGGGTGACAGACAACCTGGTCGCCATCGCCGGCAAAGGTGCGGTGAAGGTGATGGTCAACGGGCGGATTATCCCGCTGGCAGGGGAAGACCTGCAACGGTACCTGAAGTCCATGTCAGCAGGAGAGATTGCCCGCGTGGAAGTGATCACCAATCCGTCGGCCGCTTACGATGCAGATGGCAATGCCGGTCTGATCAATATCGTCACGCGGCGTGACAGGAACCAAGGCTTCAGCGGGGAAATCCAGGCCAGCGGCAAATTGTCGGACTACGGTTTCAAACCGTTGTATGGGGTGACTAACTACGGCACAGCGGCGGTAGGTGGCAATTTCAGCTACAATACCCATAAATGGTCGTTCTATGGCAATGCCAACTACGAACACGGCCGCTTCCTGGAAGGCTTCGGCATAGACCTGCAATATCCAAATCAGTTCTGGTCACAGACGGACACCGGCAACTATAAAATCCGTAATCTCAACCTGGTGCTGGGTACGGACTACAAGATAAGTAACCGCACTACCATCGGATTTAACTACAGCGGCGCCCGTACCGCCTACATTGGTGATGACCATGTGAATAACCCGGTATATATTGGTGATGACCATGTGAACAACCCGGTATATAATACCCGCGGGCAGCTCGATTCGCTGCTGCGGACTTTTGCGACCTATCAGCCGGTAGCCTGGAGCACAGGGCTGAACCTGCACCTGGTGACAAAACTGGATTCCAGTGGCAGACAGCTGTCTGTTGATGCCGATTATTTTAACTACTACCGTACCGATCAGTCAGACTTCATCAGTCAACGGTATGACGGAAAAGGAGACGCCATCGCCAACGGCACCACCAAATATTTTGACACCAACAAACAGGCCATCAATATTTACACCCTGAAAGCCGACCTGCAATGGCCTACCACCTTTGCCACCTACGCCTTCGGCGGAAAACTGAGCTTTATTGATAACTACAGCAACGTCTTCTATTATAAAAATCTCCATGGTGAAATGGAGTATGATAAAAACCTGAGTAACGAATACGACTATACGGAAAATACCCAGGCGGTATATGCCACTGCATCTAAAGAAGCGGGTAAATGGAAACTGAATGCCGGCCTGCGTATGGAAGCCACACAGACAAAAGGGGTTTCCCATGTGCAGGACAAAACCATGAACAACAATTACGTGAAGCTGTTCCCGTCTTTCTCCGCTGCCTGGAATTACAATGATGATAACCATTTTGCTTTTACGTTTGGTAAACGTATCAACCGGCCGGTATTCTGGGACCTGAACCCCTATAAGTCACTGACCACCGCCTACAGCTACCTGGAAGGCAACCCTTACCTGCAACCGGAATACAACAGCAACTTCGAGCTGTCGCATCACTGGCGCGAACGCTTTACTGCCGCAGCTTTTCTGAATATCACCAACAACGGCTTTAACCGTATCACCCTGGCCATGCCGGATGATCATACCGTATATACCACACCGTTAAACTTCCTGAAGATATACCGCTATGGCCTCTCTGCCAGCGCTACGCTGCAGCCATTGCCCTGGCTGGAAAGCATTAACCAGGTGAGCGGTTATCATACTGACGCCCGCAGCGCGCTGCCCAATATCCCTGATATTGATGGCATGAGCGTATACCTGGCCACCAATAATAATATCGCGCTTAATAAAGACAAAACACTGATGGTGGCACTCAATTTCTGGTGCCAGTTCCCCGAAGTGGACCATAACGGCAAATCCAATACCTATTACAATATGGACCTCGGCATTAAAGCCCTCTGCCTGCAAAACCGCATGAGCATTGCGCTCAACGGGGCAGACCTGTTCCGGTCCAGTGCCAGTGTCATACGGTCTGAAGTGAACTACATCCCGCAGACGTTTACCCATTTTCAGGTGAACCGTCATATACGCCTCTCCGTTAGTTACAAACTGGGACAATCTACCCGTAAGCGGGAGATACGGGGCACCGGCAATGAAGAGGAGAAGAAACGAACGTGA
- a CDS encoding TetR/AcrR family transcriptional regulator, whose translation MAGKKEQDASTEERILAAARVVFTRKGFAATKVRDIAAEADINLSLVNYYFRSKEKLFEVVMAEAVQKLVFEISTFFNDKQLSIPEKITKAVNYYIDLLLENPDFPLFLVNEVITGDDMFTRYAQQNTLFQSDLFRQLFAMKEEGKLSVHPVHIMMNVIGLVVMPFLARPLLERNELVKDGEFVTLMNERRKLIPLWLKGMLG comes from the coding sequence ATGGCAGGAAAAAAGGAACAGGACGCCAGCACAGAAGAAAGGATACTGGCAGCAGCACGAGTAGTGTTTACCCGTAAAGGGTTTGCGGCCACTAAGGTGCGCGATATCGCTGCGGAGGCGGATATCAACCTGTCGCTGGTCAATTACTATTTCCGCAGTAAAGAGAAACTCTTTGAAGTGGTGATGGCGGAAGCTGTACAGAAGCTGGTATTTGAGATCAGTACCTTTTTTAATGATAAACAGCTGAGCATCCCGGAGAAGATCACCAAGGCGGTCAACTACTATATAGACCTGCTGTTGGAAAACCCCGATTTTCCCCTGTTTTTGGTCAATGAGGTGATTACGGGAGATGATATGTTTACCCGTTATGCACAGCAGAACACATTGTTCCAATCGGACCTGTTCAGGCAATTATTTGCCATGAAAGAAGAAGGTAAATTATCTGTTCACCCGGTGCATATTATGATGAACGTAATAGGGCTGGTGGTAATGCCTTTTCTGGCGAGGCCACTCCTGGAGCGCAACGAGCTGGTGAAAGACGGAGAGTTTGTAACGTTGATGAATGAACGTAGAAAGCTGATCCCGTTATGGCTGAAAGGCATGTTGGGGTAA
- a CDS encoding TolC family protein: protein MKVCKLLSCIMMLAGLTAQAQQQQALTLETCYALARQNYPLIKQYDLIARTSRYTVANAGKLYLPQLTVSGQASYQSEVVNFAAVLPPVPGLHPPELSKDQYRLQAELSQQIYDGGVTRYQQEASRANEKVQQQNLEVSLYAIRERVTQLYFAVLLMDAQLRQNALRRSNLQSTTDKMKAALANGVAYRSNVAELQAEIVNADMASTEFRANRKAYLKMLATFIHQPLSDSAVLAYPDAARPAEGIRRPELALYDYQQKTYDVQERQLKSAYLPRLNAFLQGGYGRPTLNIVSNDFGSWWMGGIRLNWSLGSLYSLKNNRRLLDINRHMVDVNRETFLLNTTLTMQQQQEDVDKYAALMEQDDEAIRLRSAVLQSARAQLDNGVITVHEYISQVNAENLAKQSRILHEIQLLQAQYNYKNTSGN from the coding sequence ATGAAAGTATGTAAACTGCTGAGTTGTATCATGATGTTGGCCGGGCTGACGGCACAGGCGCAGCAGCAACAGGCGCTGACCCTCGAAACATGTTACGCCCTGGCCAGACAGAACTATCCGCTCATCAAACAGTACGATCTGATAGCCCGTACCAGTCGCTATACCGTCGCCAATGCCGGTAAGCTATACCTGCCGCAGCTGACCGTGTCCGGGCAAGCCTCTTACCAGTCAGAGGTGGTGAACTTCGCAGCGGTGCTGCCGCCTGTCCCGGGCCTGCATCCACCGGAGCTTAGCAAAGACCAATACCGCTTGCAGGCGGAGCTATCCCAGCAAATCTACGACGGCGGCGTCACCCGCTATCAGCAGGAGGCCAGCCGTGCCAATGAAAAAGTACAGCAACAGAACCTGGAAGTCAGCCTCTATGCTATCCGCGAAAGGGTTACGCAGCTGTATTTCGCGGTGCTGCTCATGGATGCCCAGCTCCGGCAGAACGCCCTGCGGCGCAGCAACCTGCAAAGCACGACCGACAAAATGAAAGCGGCGCTGGCTAACGGCGTCGCCTATAGGAGCAACGTAGCGGAGCTACAGGCGGAAATAGTGAATGCCGATATGGCCTCAACAGAATTCCGCGCTAACCGTAAAGCCTATCTGAAAATGCTGGCGACCTTCATCCACCAGCCGTTAAGCGATAGTGCCGTACTGGCATACCCGGACGCGGCCCGCCCGGCTGAAGGCATCCGTCGCCCCGAGCTGGCATTATACGACTATCAGCAGAAAACATACGATGTGCAGGAGCGGCAGCTGAAATCAGCCTACCTCCCCAGGCTGAACGCCTTTCTGCAAGGCGGCTACGGACGACCCACCCTCAATATTGTAAGCAACGATTTCGGTTCCTGGTGGATGGGCGGCATACGCCTCAACTGGTCGCTCGGCAGCCTCTACTCCCTTAAAAACAACCGCCGCCTGTTAGACATCAACCGGCATATGGTAGATGTCAACCGGGAAACATTCCTGCTCAACACTACGCTGACTATGCAGCAACAACAGGAGGACGTGGACAAGTACGCCGCCCTGATGGAACAGGACGATGAAGCGATCCGCCTTCGTTCTGCTGTACTGCAATCTGCCAGGGCCCAGCTGGACAACGGCGTGATCACCGTACACGAATACATCTCACAGGTAAACGCGGAGAACCTGGCCAAACAGTCGCGTATCCTGCACGAAATACAGCTGCTACAGGCACAATACAACTATAAAAACACTTCCGGGAACTGA
- a CDS encoding HlyD family secretion protein yields the protein MKYHLIWTATAVMMISACGDGKPAYDASGNFEADEVIVSAQQNGEILSFPVNEGDKLNVGQVIGQIDVTIPALQQQQVQASIQALRQKTNNPQPQALLVERQLVVQEAQLQQLYHERKRTENLVKSDAATQKQLDDMNAQVDQLEKQLNVTRQQRNLYNSNIATQNRSILSEQVPLEKSMAQFAEQVRKGQIINPVAGVVLSRYALKGEMATVGKPLYKIANIDTLYLKAYVTGITLPNIKLGQEVQVRIDQGKKDYKSYPGTITWISDKSEFTPKTIQTKNERANLVYAIKVRVKNDGYLKIGMYGEMLIHQ from the coding sequence ATGAAATACCATCTCATTTGGACAGCAACCGCCGTGATGATGATAAGTGCCTGCGGGGACGGCAAACCGGCATATGACGCCTCCGGCAATTTCGAAGCGGACGAAGTGATCGTATCTGCGCAACAGAATGGCGAAATACTTTCCTTCCCGGTGAATGAAGGCGATAAACTCAACGTCGGACAGGTGATCGGTCAGATCGATGTGACCATCCCGGCGCTGCAACAGCAACAGGTACAGGCTTCCATTCAGGCCCTGCGGCAGAAAACCAACAACCCGCAGCCACAAGCCCTGCTGGTAGAACGGCAGCTGGTCGTACAGGAAGCACAGCTGCAACAACTCTACCACGAAAGAAAAAGAACAGAGAACCTCGTGAAAAGCGACGCCGCCACCCAAAAGCAACTGGACGATATGAACGCACAGGTGGACCAACTGGAGAAACAACTGAACGTCACCAGGCAACAACGTAACCTCTATAATTCAAACATCGCTACACAGAACCGCTCTATTCTCAGTGAACAGGTGCCGCTGGAAAAATCGATGGCGCAGTTTGCAGAGCAGGTACGCAAAGGCCAGATCATCAATCCCGTGGCCGGCGTAGTACTTTCCCGTTACGCCCTGAAAGGGGAGATGGCCACGGTGGGCAAACCATTATACAAAATTGCCAACATCGATACATTGTACCTGAAAGCTTACGTGACGGGCATCACCCTGCCTAATATCAAACTGGGACAGGAGGTGCAGGTACGTATCGACCAGGGGAAAAAAGATTACAAGAGTTATCCAGGCACTATCACCTGGATTTCGGATAAATCAGAGTTCACCCCGAAAACCATTCAAACAAAAAACGAAAGGGCCAATCTCGTATATGCGATCAAGGTAAGGGTGAAAAATGACGGCTATCTGAAAATAGGCATGTATGGCGAAATGCTGATCCATCAATAA
- a CDS encoding ABC transporter ATP-binding protein — translation MNAVVLDHITKTYEAGKVLAVDDVSLEVAAGELFGLIGPDGAGKTSIFRILTTLLLPDKGAASVNGRDCVKDYKAIRRSVGYMPGRFSLYQDLTVAENLHFFATLFGTTIEANYDLICDIYEQIKPFSDRRAGKLSGGMKQKLALCCALVHKPEVLFLDEPTTGVDAVSRKEFWEMLRRLKQQGITIVVSTPYMDEAVLCERIALMQGGKIMSVDTPANVIATFPVALYAVKAANIYRLLTSLREDAAIDSCYAFGEYVHVTFREDTGRDLLQWQQSLAAKGHEQVEAKKISPSIEDSFIRLMNEKQNAQP, via the coding sequence ATGAACGCAGTCGTATTGGACCATATTACCAAAACGTATGAAGCCGGCAAAGTGCTGGCGGTGGACGATGTGTCGCTGGAAGTGGCCGCAGGAGAGCTGTTTGGACTGATTGGCCCTGACGGCGCCGGCAAGACTTCCATCTTCCGCATCCTGACCACGCTGCTCTTGCCCGACAAAGGCGCTGCCTCTGTCAACGGTCGGGATTGTGTGAAAGACTACAAAGCCATCCGCCGCAGCGTAGGCTATATGCCCGGCCGTTTTTCCCTGTACCAGGACCTGACCGTGGCAGAGAACCTGCACTTTTTCGCTACGCTCTTTGGTACTACTATTGAAGCCAATTACGATCTTATCTGCGATATCTACGAACAGATAAAGCCATTCAGCGACCGCCGTGCCGGCAAATTGTCCGGCGGCATGAAACAGAAGCTGGCACTGTGTTGTGCGCTGGTACACAAGCCGGAAGTGCTGTTCCTCGATGAGCCTACCACCGGTGTGGACGCAGTGTCCCGCAAAGAGTTCTGGGAAATGCTGCGCAGGCTGAAACAACAGGGTATCACCATCGTGGTGTCTACACCTTACATGGATGAAGCGGTGCTCTGTGAACGTATCGCGCTCATGCAGGGCGGAAAAATCATGTCGGTGGACACGCCAGCCAATGTGATCGCTACTTTTCCGGTGGCGCTATATGCGGTGAAAGCGGCCAATATCTACCGCCTGCTGACATCACTGCGGGAAGATGCGGCCATCGACAGCTGTTACGCCTTTGGCGAATACGTACACGTAACTTTCCGGGAAGATACCGGCCGTGATTTGCTGCAATGGCAGCAAAGCCTTGCTGCAAAAGGACATGAACAGGTGGAAGCAAAAAAAATCAGTCCGTCGATAGAAGACAGTTTTATCCGCCTTATGAATGAAAAACAAAATGCGCAGCCATGA
- a CDS encoding ABC transporter ATP-binding protein: MNDKVIVCEELTKQFGDFVAVNHISFDVRKGEIFGFLGANGAGKTTAMRILCGLSYPTSGKAMVAGFDVYKQQESIKKNIGYMSQKFSLYENLTVVENIEFFGGVYGVSPAEIRRRSDQLVNKLGLAQEAKKLVRSLPLGWKQKLAFSVAIFHNPQIVFLDEPTGGVDPITRRQFWDMIYEAAASGITVFVTTHYMDEAEYCNRITVMVDGKVEALDTPGNLKSRFQAASMDEVFYQLARGAKRSAD; encoded by the coding sequence ATGAATGACAAGGTGATCGTATGCGAAGAACTGACGAAACAATTCGGCGATTTTGTGGCCGTTAATCATATATCCTTCGACGTGAGGAAAGGGGAGATATTCGGTTTCCTCGGCGCCAACGGCGCGGGGAAAACCACTGCCATGCGTATTTTGTGCGGACTGTCGTATCCCACCTCCGGTAAAGCCATGGTGGCCGGCTTTGATGTATACAAACAACAGGAGTCCATCAAAAAGAACATCGGTTATATGAGCCAGAAATTCTCCCTGTATGAAAACCTGACAGTGGTGGAGAACATAGAATTTTTTGGTGGCGTATATGGCGTGTCCCCGGCGGAAATACGTCGCCGCAGCGACCAGCTGGTGAATAAACTGGGACTGGCACAGGAGGCGAAAAAACTCGTTCGCTCGTTGCCGTTAGGCTGGAAACAGAAACTGGCTTTTTCGGTGGCTATTTTTCATAACCCGCAGATCGTTTTCCTGGATGAGCCTACCGGCGGCGTAGATCCCATCACCCGACGGCAGTTCTGGGACATGATCTATGAAGCGGCAGCTTCAGGGATCACGGTGTTCGTCACCACGCACTACATGGATGAAGCGGAGTATTGCAACCGGATTACGGTAATGGTAGACGGGAAAGTGGAGGCACTGGATACGCCCGGCAACCTGAAATCCAGGTTCCAGGCTGCTTCCATGGATGAAGTATTTTATCAACTGGCCCGCGGCGCAAAGAGGTCGGCCGATTAA
- a CDS encoding ABC transporter permease yields MKQLLVFIRKEFFHVFRDKRTLLIMFGLPVVQIVLFGFALTSEVKNITLTVIDQARDVNSTQIINKIKSSSYFIVDESAVNYDAVSTAFKKGTAKCALIFPAGFGNDLQHAGQAQVQVLTDGSDPNMAKTVINYLTTILTTYQREISPGAQLPYRIIPEQRMLYNEEGNGSLNFIPGVMALVLMLVCTALTSVAVVREKELGTMEILLVSPFKPLLVLLAKAVPYLVLSLANFTLILILAVFVLHVEVKGSIILLFLVSTLFIIACLSIGLMISNTTNSQQTALLLSMMGMMIPTLIFTGFMFPLENMPWIFQMISYVVPARWYFLIIKAVMLKGLGFSYIWKETAVLLGMTVIALSIALKNFKIRLS; encoded by the coding sequence ATGAAACAGCTGTTGGTATTCATCAGGAAAGAATTTTTTCACGTGTTCAGGGATAAACGCACCCTGCTGATCATGTTTGGCCTGCCGGTGGTACAGATTGTGCTGTTCGGTTTTGCGCTGACAAGCGAAGTGAAAAATATAACCCTCACCGTTATAGACCAGGCGCGGGATGTAAATTCCACCCAGATCATCAATAAGATAAAATCATCTTCCTACTTTATTGTCGATGAATCGGCGGTCAACTATGACGCGGTAAGCACGGCTTTTAAAAAGGGCACTGCCAAGTGCGCGTTGATTTTCCCCGCCGGTTTTGGTAACGACCTGCAGCATGCTGGTCAGGCGCAGGTGCAGGTGCTGACAGACGGCTCCGACCCCAATATGGCCAAAACGGTGATCAACTACCTGACGACTATCCTCACGACCTACCAGCGTGAGATCAGTCCGGGAGCGCAGCTGCCGTACAGGATTATCCCGGAGCAGCGCATGCTGTACAACGAAGAGGGAAACGGTTCGCTGAACTTCATTCCCGGCGTAATGGCACTGGTGTTGATGCTGGTATGCACGGCGCTGACCTCTGTAGCGGTGGTGCGCGAAAAAGAACTGGGCACCATGGAAATACTGCTGGTATCGCCTTTTAAGCCCTTGCTGGTATTGCTGGCGAAGGCGGTGCCCTACCTGGTGTTGTCGCTGGCCAACTTTACGCTGATATTGATACTGGCTGTTTTTGTGTTGCATGTGGAAGTAAAGGGAAGCATCATTTTATTGTTCCTGGTGAGCACTTTGTTTATCATTGCCTGTTTATCTATCGGGCTGATGATCTCCAATACTACTAACTCCCAGCAAACGGCCCTGCTGCTGTCGATGATGGGCATGATGATACCCACACTGATTTTTACCGGGTTTATGTTTCCGCTGGAGAATATGCCATGGATCTTCCAGATGATCTCCTACGTAGTGCCCGCCCGCTGGTATTTTCTGATCATTAAGGCGGTGATGCTGAAGGGGCTGGGCTTCTCCTATATCTGGAAGGAAACGGCGGTATTGCTGGGGATGACGGTGATCGCGCTCTCCATTGCATTAAAGAACTTCAAAATCCGTTTGTCATGA